One Pempheris klunzingeri isolate RE-2024b chromosome 22, fPemKlu1.hap1, whole genome shotgun sequence DNA segment encodes these proteins:
- the fbxo18 gene encoding F-box DNA helicase 1 isoform X1, whose amino-acid sequence MEEAVKGKVKRRHLSATECRELGRSADGTSALTQPQNVNRNPNQGLYPRTPTKRRKCASASGSPAGKQKDIHDFFSVTKVISSSPHKSSQPCSSAHTNGLNVEPCPKEEPKVVNEVDDEEDEDDDVSLLAAAVAPGPEMEEEEEVVDNVTWLAATMVPEPETKQQLQGTVDYLEGMTAEMFGDDDEFDQLDRDNEEEEVEPLPDAHYGLLGSGKDLLQPQGCIDDLPEEVLRQVLCLLPAQDLYRSGSLVCHRWRNIIQDNKFVPFKKQYFRYMMKERATVLEILSLLKTSGIIQTNNKQPPSQHSIRYLVVLMAQHNVGERVRPEDVLECVKKHRLFPQAKASIRLRIPDIQKHFNLGIEICTSLVSNLQGPNPFAAMAVILILSESVRDVQALVSLLTGCMSHIAISEFLCHMAMMLLAIKRSNIQISNRLHYNIYYVLHLMENGPFSVSSGQSGQPQIQLTCEQQHILSHDIQEDHVVKIIAFAGTGKTTTLVKYAEQRPHLRLLYVAFNKSVATEAQRRFPRNVDCKTVHSLAFKDVGRRYHSRRKLTCNLNPFTINCVLPEGRGGYVKAKVVATTLNTFMGSADPVIDLRHVPITTMNRHGEKTAIDPYERPLFARDARMIWDKMKDLSETKKDAYHMTHDGYLKLWQLQIPKPQLSDQYDAIFIDEAQDCTPAIMDVLLSQRCGKILVGDPHQQIYTFKGAVNALQIVDHTHIYYLTQSFRFGAEIAYVGATILKVCKGVQKILVGGKQKGGVCDETAVKVEAAIRTGVRPCQGTTAILSRCNVSVFTEAVRLTDVNPLCRIHFVGGVKSIGLNRILDLWHLMQGAGQEVQRPGGQPKFIRDTLIRCFAKKNTNGFWALKKYVEQTEDKELEAKLNIVEKYTSRIPELVMRLERCNEDDYHSADFIVGTVHKAKGLEFDTVVVSDDFTKVPCSRHNQLFSPNFSFDDIPDDEWNLLYVAATRAKTSLIITKNIRHILTMAGEYFLKSEMPGALVKEGEPLPCCVTDCPNCITPGSAFIMCKQKMRCTDGVTAEGPLCERCVWTRIGPTVFLMTDDVLSMAEIPRGFRPAVPHGMLLALF is encoded by the exons ATGGAGGAGGCTGTGAAAG GGAAGGTTAAAAGGAGGCACCTGAGTGCAACGGAGTGTCGTGAACTGGGTCGCAGTGCAGATGGAACCAGTGCCCTCACCCAGCCCCAAAATGTCAACCGCAACCCCAACCAGGGCCTTTACCCTAGGACACCCACCAAGCGACGGAAATGTG CATCTGCCTCAGGAAGTCCTGCTGGGAAACAGAAGGACATTCACGACTTCTTCTCTGTGACAAAAGTCATCAGCTCCAGTCCGCACAAATCCTCCCAGCCCTGCTCCTCCGCACACACAAACGGTCTCAATGTAGAGCCTTGTCCCAAAGAAGAGCCAAAGGTTGTGAATGAAGTGGACgacgaggaggatgaggatgatgatgtcaGCTTGTTAGCTGCTGCAGTGGCACCAGGACCtgaaatggaggaggaggaggaggtggttgATAATGTAACTTGGTTGGCTGCTACAATGGTGCCAGAACCTgagacaaagcagcagctgcaggggaCTGTGGATTATCTGGAGGGAATGACAGCAGAGATGTTTGGGGACGATGATGAATTTGACCAACTTGACAGAGAcaacgaggaagaggaggtggagccCCTCCCTGACGCCCACTATGGGCTCCTGGGCAGCGGCAAGGACCTGCTGCAGCCGCAGGGCTGCATAGACGACCTTCCAGAGGAGGTGCTGAGGCAAGTGCTGTGCCTCCTCCCCGCCCAGGACCTCTACCGCAGTGGGAGCCTCGTCTGCCATCGCTGGAGAaacatcatccaggacaacaag TTTGTCCCCTTCAAGAAACAATACTTCCGCTACATGATGAAGGAGAGGGCTACAGTGCTGGAGatcctctccctcctgaagACCAGCGGcatcatacaaacaaacaacaaacaaccgCCATCACAGCACAGCATACGATACCTTGTTGT TTTAATGGCCCAGCATAACGTCGGAGAGCGGGTGAGGCCAGAGGACGTTCTGGAGTGTGTGAAGAAACATCGTCTTTTTCCTCAGGCCAAGGCCTCCATCAGATTACGTATTCCTGATATTCAGAAGCACTTTAACCTCGGCATCGAG ATCTGCACGTCACTCGTGTCCAACCTGCAGGGTCCCAACCCGTTCGCAGCCATGGCGGTCATACTGATCCTCAGTGAGAGTGTCAGGGACGTGCAGGCCTTGGTGTCGCTGCTCACCGGCTGCATGTCGCACATCGCCATCTCAGAGTTCCTCTGCCACATGGCCATGATGCTACTCGCCATAAAGAGGAGCAACATCCAGATCAGCAACAG GTTGCATTACAACATCTACTACGTGCTTCACCTGATGGAGAACGGTCCCTTTTCTGTCAGCTCTGGTCAGAGCGG GCAGCCTCAGATTCAGCTcacatgtgagcagcagcacatcctcAGCCACGACATCCAGGAAGACCATGTGGTCAAGATCATAGCTTTTGCAG GTACAGGGAAGACGACCACGCTGGTGAAGTACGCCGAGCAGCGGCCGCACCTCCGCCTCCTGTATGTGGCCTTCAACAAGTCGGTGGCCACTGAGGCGCAGCGCCGCTTTCCCAGAAACGTGGACTGCAAGACTGTCCACTCATTGGCCTTCAAAGATGTCGGGAGGAG GTACCACAGTCGTCGGAAGCTGACCTGTAACCTCAATCCATTCACCATCAACTGTGTTCTGCCCGAAGGCCGCGGCGGCTATGTCAAAGCCAAAGTGGTGGCCACGACTCTCAACACGTTCATGGGTTCAGCGGATCCGGTCATCGACCTCAGACACGTCCCCATCACCACCATGAACAGGCATGGCGAGAAGACGGCGATAGATCCATATGAACGACCG TTGTTTGCCCGTGACGCACGGATGATCTGGGACAAGATGAAGGATCTcagtgagacaaaaaaagacgCTTACCACATGACGCATGATG GTTACCTCAAGTTGTGGCAGCTCCAAATCCCCAAGCCCCAGCTGTCCGACCAATACGACGCCATTTTCATCGATGAGGCGCAGGACTGCACTCCAG CCATCATGGACGTGCTGCTGTCTCAGCGCTGTGGGAAAATCCTGGTTGGAGATCCTCATCAGCAGATCTACACCTTCAAAGGCGCCGTCAACGCCCTGCAAATAGtcgaccacacacacatctactaCCTGACAcag agTTTTCGGTTTGGTGCTGAAATCGCCTATGTGGGTGCCACCATCCTTAAAGTGTGCAAAGGAGTGCAGAAGATTCTGGTGGGAGGAAAGCAAAAAG GCGGCGTGTGTGACGAGACCGCTGTGAAGGTTGAAGCCGCCATCAGGACGGGTGTCCGTCCTTGCCAGGGGACGACGGCCATCTTGTCGAGGTGCAACGTCAGCGTGTTCACCGAAGCAGTACGGCTCACCGACGTCAACCCACTCTGCCGGATCCACTTCgtagga GGCGTCAAAAGTATCGGCCTGAATAGGATCCTGGACCTCTGGCACCTGATGCAAGGGGCAGGACAGGAAGTCCAAAGGCCCGGCGGACAACCAAAAT TCATCAGGGACACTCTTATTCGCTGCTTCgccaagaaaaacacaaatggctTCTGGGCCCTGAAGAAGTACGTGGAGCAGACGGAGGACAAGGAGCTGGAGGCCAAACTCAACATCGTGGAGAAATACACGAGTCGCATCCCCGAGCTGGTGATGCGCCTGGAAAGGTGCAATGAAGATGACTATCACAGTGCAG ACTTCATTGTCGGGACGGTCCACAAGGCCAAAGGTCTGGAGTTCGACACGGTGGTGGTCTCCGATGACTTCACCAAGGTTCCCTGTTCGAGACACAACCAGCTTTTCAGTCCCAACTTCTCGTTCG ATGATATCCCCGACGATGAGTGGAACCTGCTCTATGTGGCCGCGACTCGTGCCAAGACCTCGCTGATCATCACTAAGAACATCCGCCACATCCTCACAATGGCCGGG GAGTACTTCCTGAAATCGGAGATGCCCGGCGCCTTAGTGAAGGAGGGCGAGCCCCTGCCGTGCTGCGTCACGGACTGTCCCAACTGCATCACCCCCGGCTCTGCATTCATCATGTGCAAACAAAAGATGAGATGT ACGGACGGTGTGACTGCTGAAGGCCCGctgtgtgagaggtgtgtgtggaccCGCATCGGGCCGACCGTCTTCCTCATGACGGACGACGTGCTCTCGATGGCCGAAATCCCACGGGGATTCCGTCCGGCGGTCCCCCACGGGATGCTCCTGGCTCTTTTCTAA
- the fbxo18 gene encoding F-box DNA helicase 1 isoform X2 — protein MEEAVKGKVKRRHLSATECRELGRSADGTSALTQPQNVNRNPNQGLYPRTPTKRRKCASASGSPAGKQKDIHDFFSVTKVISSSPHKSSQPCSSAHTNGLNVEPCPKEEPKVVNEVDDEEDEDDDVSLLAAAVAPGPEMEEEEEVVDNVTWLAATMVPEPETKQQLQGTVDYLEGMTAEMFGDDDEFDQLDRDNEEEEVEPLPDAHYGLLGSGKDLLQPQGCIDDLPEEVLRQVLCLLPAQDLYRSGSLVCHRWRNIIQDNKFVPFKKQYFRYMMKERATVLEILSLLKTSGIIQTNNKQPPSQHSIRYLVVLMAQHNVGERVRPEDVLECVKKHRLFPQAKASIRLRIPDIQKHFNLGIEGPNPFAAMAVILILSESVRDVQALVSLLTGCMSHIAISEFLCHMAMMLLAIKRSNIQISNRLHYNIYYVLHLMENGPFSVSSGQSGQPQIQLTCEQQHILSHDIQEDHVVKIIAFAGTGKTTTLVKYAEQRPHLRLLYVAFNKSVATEAQRRFPRNVDCKTVHSLAFKDVGRRYHSRRKLTCNLNPFTINCVLPEGRGGYVKAKVVATTLNTFMGSADPVIDLRHVPITTMNRHGEKTAIDPYERPLFARDARMIWDKMKDLSETKKDAYHMTHDGYLKLWQLQIPKPQLSDQYDAIFIDEAQDCTPAIMDVLLSQRCGKILVGDPHQQIYTFKGAVNALQIVDHTHIYYLTQSFRFGAEIAYVGATILKVCKGVQKILVGGKQKGGVCDETAVKVEAAIRTGVRPCQGTTAILSRCNVSVFTEAVRLTDVNPLCRIHFVGGVKSIGLNRILDLWHLMQGAGQEVQRPGGQPKFIRDTLIRCFAKKNTNGFWALKKYVEQTEDKELEAKLNIVEKYTSRIPELVMRLERCNEDDYHSADFIVGTVHKAKGLEFDTVVVSDDFTKVPCSRHNQLFSPNFSFDDIPDDEWNLLYVAATRAKTSLIITKNIRHILTMAGEYFLKSEMPGALVKEGEPLPCCVTDCPNCITPGSAFIMCKQKMRCTDGVTAEGPLCERCVWTRIGPTVFLMTDDVLSMAEIPRGFRPAVPHGMLLALF, from the exons ATGGAGGAGGCTGTGAAAG GGAAGGTTAAAAGGAGGCACCTGAGTGCAACGGAGTGTCGTGAACTGGGTCGCAGTGCAGATGGAACCAGTGCCCTCACCCAGCCCCAAAATGTCAACCGCAACCCCAACCAGGGCCTTTACCCTAGGACACCCACCAAGCGACGGAAATGTG CATCTGCCTCAGGAAGTCCTGCTGGGAAACAGAAGGACATTCACGACTTCTTCTCTGTGACAAAAGTCATCAGCTCCAGTCCGCACAAATCCTCCCAGCCCTGCTCCTCCGCACACACAAACGGTCTCAATGTAGAGCCTTGTCCCAAAGAAGAGCCAAAGGTTGTGAATGAAGTGGACgacgaggaggatgaggatgatgatgtcaGCTTGTTAGCTGCTGCAGTGGCACCAGGACCtgaaatggaggaggaggaggaggtggttgATAATGTAACTTGGTTGGCTGCTACAATGGTGCCAGAACCTgagacaaagcagcagctgcaggggaCTGTGGATTATCTGGAGGGAATGACAGCAGAGATGTTTGGGGACGATGATGAATTTGACCAACTTGACAGAGAcaacgaggaagaggaggtggagccCCTCCCTGACGCCCACTATGGGCTCCTGGGCAGCGGCAAGGACCTGCTGCAGCCGCAGGGCTGCATAGACGACCTTCCAGAGGAGGTGCTGAGGCAAGTGCTGTGCCTCCTCCCCGCCCAGGACCTCTACCGCAGTGGGAGCCTCGTCTGCCATCGCTGGAGAaacatcatccaggacaacaag TTTGTCCCCTTCAAGAAACAATACTTCCGCTACATGATGAAGGAGAGGGCTACAGTGCTGGAGatcctctccctcctgaagACCAGCGGcatcatacaaacaaacaacaaacaaccgCCATCACAGCACAGCATACGATACCTTGTTGT TTTAATGGCCCAGCATAACGTCGGAGAGCGGGTGAGGCCAGAGGACGTTCTGGAGTGTGTGAAGAAACATCGTCTTTTTCCTCAGGCCAAGGCCTCCATCAGATTACGTATTCCTGATATTCAGAAGCACTTTAACCTCGGCATCGAG GGTCCCAACCCGTTCGCAGCCATGGCGGTCATACTGATCCTCAGTGAGAGTGTCAGGGACGTGCAGGCCTTGGTGTCGCTGCTCACCGGCTGCATGTCGCACATCGCCATCTCAGAGTTCCTCTGCCACATGGCCATGATGCTACTCGCCATAAAGAGGAGCAACATCCAGATCAGCAACAG GTTGCATTACAACATCTACTACGTGCTTCACCTGATGGAGAACGGTCCCTTTTCTGTCAGCTCTGGTCAGAGCGG GCAGCCTCAGATTCAGCTcacatgtgagcagcagcacatcctcAGCCACGACATCCAGGAAGACCATGTGGTCAAGATCATAGCTTTTGCAG GTACAGGGAAGACGACCACGCTGGTGAAGTACGCCGAGCAGCGGCCGCACCTCCGCCTCCTGTATGTGGCCTTCAACAAGTCGGTGGCCACTGAGGCGCAGCGCCGCTTTCCCAGAAACGTGGACTGCAAGACTGTCCACTCATTGGCCTTCAAAGATGTCGGGAGGAG GTACCACAGTCGTCGGAAGCTGACCTGTAACCTCAATCCATTCACCATCAACTGTGTTCTGCCCGAAGGCCGCGGCGGCTATGTCAAAGCCAAAGTGGTGGCCACGACTCTCAACACGTTCATGGGTTCAGCGGATCCGGTCATCGACCTCAGACACGTCCCCATCACCACCATGAACAGGCATGGCGAGAAGACGGCGATAGATCCATATGAACGACCG TTGTTTGCCCGTGACGCACGGATGATCTGGGACAAGATGAAGGATCTcagtgagacaaaaaaagacgCTTACCACATGACGCATGATG GTTACCTCAAGTTGTGGCAGCTCCAAATCCCCAAGCCCCAGCTGTCCGACCAATACGACGCCATTTTCATCGATGAGGCGCAGGACTGCACTCCAG CCATCATGGACGTGCTGCTGTCTCAGCGCTGTGGGAAAATCCTGGTTGGAGATCCTCATCAGCAGATCTACACCTTCAAAGGCGCCGTCAACGCCCTGCAAATAGtcgaccacacacacatctactaCCTGACAcag agTTTTCGGTTTGGTGCTGAAATCGCCTATGTGGGTGCCACCATCCTTAAAGTGTGCAAAGGAGTGCAGAAGATTCTGGTGGGAGGAAAGCAAAAAG GCGGCGTGTGTGACGAGACCGCTGTGAAGGTTGAAGCCGCCATCAGGACGGGTGTCCGTCCTTGCCAGGGGACGACGGCCATCTTGTCGAGGTGCAACGTCAGCGTGTTCACCGAAGCAGTACGGCTCACCGACGTCAACCCACTCTGCCGGATCCACTTCgtagga GGCGTCAAAAGTATCGGCCTGAATAGGATCCTGGACCTCTGGCACCTGATGCAAGGGGCAGGACAGGAAGTCCAAAGGCCCGGCGGACAACCAAAAT TCATCAGGGACACTCTTATTCGCTGCTTCgccaagaaaaacacaaatggctTCTGGGCCCTGAAGAAGTACGTGGAGCAGACGGAGGACAAGGAGCTGGAGGCCAAACTCAACATCGTGGAGAAATACACGAGTCGCATCCCCGAGCTGGTGATGCGCCTGGAAAGGTGCAATGAAGATGACTATCACAGTGCAG ACTTCATTGTCGGGACGGTCCACAAGGCCAAAGGTCTGGAGTTCGACACGGTGGTGGTCTCCGATGACTTCACCAAGGTTCCCTGTTCGAGACACAACCAGCTTTTCAGTCCCAACTTCTCGTTCG ATGATATCCCCGACGATGAGTGGAACCTGCTCTATGTGGCCGCGACTCGTGCCAAGACCTCGCTGATCATCACTAAGAACATCCGCCACATCCTCACAATGGCCGGG GAGTACTTCCTGAAATCGGAGATGCCCGGCGCCTTAGTGAAGGAGGGCGAGCCCCTGCCGTGCTGCGTCACGGACTGTCCCAACTGCATCACCCCCGGCTCTGCATTCATCATGTGCAAACAAAAGATGAGATGT ACGGACGGTGTGACTGCTGAAGGCCCGctgtgtgagaggtgtgtgtggaccCGCATCGGGCCGACCGTCTTCCTCATGACGGACGACGTGCTCTCGATGGCCGAAATCCCACGGGGATTCCGTCCGGCGGTCCCCCACGGGATGCTCCTGGCTCTTTTCTAA
- the nudt5 gene encoding ADP-sugar pyrophosphatase, protein MNNSKDPEVCTTPHIVKEELIATGKWVKLEKTTYVDPAGNTRTWETAKRTTRRTNTEADGVGIIALLKRTLHKDCVVMVKQFRPPMGCWTLEFPAGLIDEGESAEVAALRELKEETGYKGEVVGVTPVTCLDPGLSNCTTQIIMVNINGDEMENINPTQQLGDGEFVEVILLPLDEFQMKIDELLKKEKIVVDAKVYIFAMGMVQAFFKPRELPVLKQ, encoded by the exons ATGAACAACTCCAAGGACCCTGAAGTGTGCACCACTCCACACATAGTGAAAGAGGAG CTCATTGCAACAGGAAAATGGGTGAAGCTGGAGAAGACGACGTACGTGGACCCTGCTGGAAACACCAG AACCTGGGAGACGGCGAAAAGGACAACGAGGCGAACCAACACAGAGGCAGACG GTGTGGGAATCATCGCCCTGCTGAAGCGGACGCTCCACAAGGACTGCGTAGTGATGGTGAAGCAGTTTCGTCCCCCCATGGGATGCTGGACTCTGGAGTTTCCTGCAG GGTTGATTGACGAGGGGGAAAGTGCTGAGGTCGCTGCTCTGAGGGAGCTAAAAGAAGAAACCGGCTACAAAGGGGAAGTGGTGGGAGTCACTCCAG TGACCTGTCTGGACCCCGGTCTGTCCAACTGCACCACCCAGATCATCATGGTCAACATCAACGGAGACGAGATGGAGAATATCAACCCGACCCAGCAGCTTG GTGATGGAG AATTTGTTGAAGTCATTCTTTTGCCTCTTGATGAATTCCAGATGAAAATAGATG AGCtgctgaagaaagaaaaaatcgTGGTGGACGCCAAAGTGTACATCTTTGCCATGGGGATGGTGCAGGCCTTCTTCAAGCCGAGGGAGCTCCCCGTCCTGAAGCAGTGA